The Sebastes fasciatus isolate fSebFas1 chromosome 13, fSebFas1.pri, whole genome shotgun sequence genome includes a region encoding these proteins:
- the LOC141781030 gene encoding immunoglobulin lambda-1 light chain-like yields MLGILCTLITALTYVDAVKVLTQTPAVHTVSTGQQAVLNCNVQTDYAYVSWHKQVPGEAPQFVLSFHHSASSPTFGSGFSSDRFNSESSSDIDYQFIIKQTEAGDSAVYYCQTWDNSGTTVVFGPGTKLTVTSSSFPPPVLTVFPPSSAELQSNKASLVCLSSQSGPFADVSWLSGGSPVSSGISTSIAVQQLDHTFQISSYLAVQTSDWNTDQVYTCKVSLGSQTSEKNIKKSDCSTEQ; encoded by the exons ATGCTGGGGATCCTCTGCACTCTCATCACTGCTCTAACAT ATGTTGATGCAGTGAAAGTGCTGACTCAGACGCCTGCAGTCCACACAGTTTCTACAGGACAACAGGCTGTTCTCAACTGCAACGTTCAGACAGATTATGCTTATGTCAGTTGGCATAAACAGGTTCCTGGTGAAGCTCCTCAGTTTGTTCTCAGTTTTCACCATTCAGCCAGTTCACCCACCTTTGGATCAGGATTCTCTTCAGACCGATTCAACTCTGAATCCTCATCAGACATAGATTATCAGTTCATCATAAAGCAGACAGAGGCAGGAGACTCTGCTGTCTATTACTGTCAGACATGGGATAACTCTGGTAC CACTGTGGTATTCGGACCAGGCACCAAGCTGACTGTGACAA GCTCCAGCTTCCCTCCTCCTGTCCTGACAGTCTTCCCTCCGTCCAGTGCTGAGCTCCAGTCCAACAAAGCCTCTCTGGTCTGTCTGTCCAGTCAGTCTGGGCCTTTTGCAGATGTGAGCTGGTTGTCTGGTGGGAGTCCAGTGAGCAGTGGGATCTCTACCAGCATCGCTGTTCAGCAACTAGACCACACTTTCCAAATCAGCAGCTATCTGGCCGTCCAGACGTCAGACTGGAACACGGATCAGGTTTACacatgtaaagtgtctttgggCTCCCAGACTTCAGAGAAAAACATCAAGAAGTCAGACTGTTCCACTGAACAATAG
- the LOC141781032 gene encoding immunoglobulin lambda-1 light chain-like has protein sequence MLGTLCTLITALTCVSGVTVVTQKPPVVAATKGETANMDCNLGTVTGSPAYWYKQTPGGVPQYILYFHSSYSSVRYGSGFSSPKFTSTHQSTSDYRLIINNVEEGDSAVYYCQTWDSSAGERVFGPGTKLTVTSSSFSPPVLTVFPPSSAELQSNKASLVCLSSQSVPFADVSWLSGGSPVSSGISTSTAVQQPDQTFQISSYLAVQTSDWNTDQVYTCKVSLGSQTSEKNIKKSDCPTEQ, from the exons ATGCTGGGGACCCTCTGCACTCTCATCACTGCTCTAACAT GTGTGAGTGGTGTGACGGTGGTGACACAGAAGCCTCCTGTTGTGGCGGCGACGAAAGGAGAGACAGCCAACATGGACTGTAACCTGGGGACTGTTACTGGCAGTCCTGCTTACTGGTATAAACAGACTCCTGGAGGAGTTCctcagtacatactgtactttcATAGCAGTTATAGCTCTGTGAGATATGGCTCTGGTTTCTCCTCTCCCAAATTCACATCCACTCATCAGTCAACATCAGATTATCGTTTGATCATCAACAATGTGGAGGAGGGAGACTCAGCAGTGTATTACTGTCAGACATGGGACAGCTCTGCTGGTGAGCG GGTATTCGGACCAGGCACCAAGCTGACTGTGACAA GCTCCAgcttctctcctcctgtcctgaCAGTCTTCCCTCCGTCCAGTGCTGAGCTCCAGTCCAACAAAGCCTCTCTGGTCTGTCTGTCCAGTCAGTCTGTGCCTTTTGCAGATGTGAGCTGGTTGTCTGGTGGGAGTCCAGTGAGCAGTGGGATCTCTACCAGCACCGCTGTTCAGCAACCAGACCAGACTTTCCAAATCAGCAGCTATCTGGCCGTCCAGACGTCAGACTGGAACACGGATCAGGTTTACacatgtaaagtgtctttgggCTCCCAGACTTCAGAGAAAAACATCAAGAAGTCAGACTGTCCCACTGAACAATAG